The Oncorhynchus nerka isolate Pitt River linkage group LG12, Oner_Uvic_2.0, whole genome shotgun sequence genome includes a region encoding these proteins:
- the si:dkey-13p1.4 gene encoding transmembrane protein 151B yields MFSPDLETDTTAEDTAPNTPNDGEDAPASIDVLEEQRPVKQSLSACMCRESHWRCLLLSLLMYSCLGTVAWCQLTRVTKLSFDSSVTSLTASISSLRGVGMGGRSMIYHDSPCSDGYVYIPLAFLFMLYVVYLVECWHCRACSDVADVADVDSVYERVLRMRQARPCVWWKAISYHFVRRTRQVTRYRTGDAYTTTQVYHERVNTRVREGEFDYSRCGMRDVSRDLRGLESHPATRLRFTKCFSFAGAGPENNYLNQRARFFSEIEGLDDYMEAREGMQLKNVDFKEHLIAYVDPDRLPWYTSQVAFWFTAVLMLSWPLRVLIEYRTAFVHYHVEKLFGLEYSHSSPSPIEEEVPIRSGLPRVDTVDSTELEWHIRSNHQLIPSYSEAMLMNLGASDSGTADDTRSSNCFLLDSHPAQSYGTLVQDCEHCCQLQREVGQRRATTSSSCSSIFSHHAFHSRLSLDTSHFSLCRMYGSRRTVGLWRSRSSTQTDRCCVDEQCCRSYSSQLALNESPPSYRDARFFPVLIVHRPEGCGSGDSTTEVRRYYVRRGSCCLETSL; encoded by the exons ATGTTCTCTCCCGATTTGGAAACGGATACCACTGCGGAAGACACAGCGCCCAACACCCCCAATGATGGAGAGGATGCACCTGCCAGCATTGATGTACTGGAGGAG cagcGGCCTGTGAAGCAGTCACTGAGTGCCTGTATGTGCCGAGAGTCCCACTGGCgctgccttctcctctccctactcATGTACAGCTGCCTTGGCACTGTGGCTTGGTGCCAGCTCACCCGAGTCACAAAGCTCAGCTTCGACTCATCCGTCACCTCCCTGACAGCCTCCATTTCCTCACTCAGAGGGGTTGGCATGGGAGGCCGCTCTATGATCTACCATGACAGCCCCTGCTCTGACGGCTACGTGTACATCCCTCTGGCCTTCCTGTTCATGCTCTATGTCGTCTACCTGGTAGAGTGTTGGCACTGCCGGGCTTGCAGTGACGTGGCTGACGTGGCTGACGTGGATAGCGTATATGAGCGGGTATTGCGGATGCGACAGGCTCGTCCGTGTGTTTGGTGGAAGGCCATAAGTTACCATTTTGTTCGGAGGACCAGACAGGTGACACGCTACCGGACCGGGGATGCCTACACCACCACCCAGGTCTACCATGAGCGGGTCAACACACgcgtgagggagggagagtttgaCTACAGTCGCTGCGGTATGCGGGACGTCTCACGGGATCTACGTGGACTGGAGAGCCACCCGGCGACAAGACTTCGTTTCACCAAGTGCTTCAGTTTCGCTGGGGCCGGACCAGAAAATAATTACCTCAACCAACGTGCCAGGTTCTTCTCAGAGATTGAGGGTTTGGATGACTACATGGAGGCTCGGGAAGGGATGCAACTGAAAAACGTGGACTTTAAAGAGCACCTGATAGCCTACGTGGACCCTGACCGCTTGCCCTGGTATACTTCTCAGGTGGCGTTCTGGTTCACTGCTGTGCTCATGCTGTCCTGGCCCCTGAGGGTGCTTATAGAGTACCGTACAGCCTTTGTGCACTACCATGTTGAGAAGCTCTTTGGGCTGGAGTACAGCCACAGCAGCCCCTCTCCAATAGAGGAGGAGGTTCCCATCAGGAGTGGTCTCCCTCGGGTAGATACCGTGGACAGCACTGAGCTGGAGTGGCACATCCGCTCCAACCACCAGTTGATCCCCAGCTATTCAGAAGCCATGCTGATGAACCTGGGGGCTTCGGACTCTGGTACAGCTGATGACACCAGGTCCTCTAACTGCTTCCTGCTAGACAGCCACCCAGCCCAGAGCTATGGCACGCTGGTGCAGGACTGTGAGCACTGCTGCCAGCTTCAGAGAGAGGTTGGACAGAGGCGGGCCACCACCAGCTCCAGCTGTTCCTCCATCTTCTCCCATCATGCCTTTCATTCCCGCCTCTCCCTGGACACCTCACACTTCTCACTGTGCCGGATGTACGGCTCTCGGCGCACCGTAGGCCTGTGGAGGAGCCGCAGCAGCACACAGACTGACCGCTGCTGCGTGGATGAGCAGTGTTGCCGTTCCTACTCCAGCCAGCTGGCTCTCAACGAGAGCCCGCCCAGCTACCGGGACGCACGCTTCTTCCCCGTCCTCATTGTGCACCGACCCGAGGGCTGCGGTAGTGGGGACTCCACCACAGAGGTGCGGCGCTATTATGTCCGCCGGGGGTCCTGCTGCCTGGAGACCTCACTCTGA
- the rpap1 gene encoding RNA polymerase II-associated protein 1, translating into MIRRPKPTDSEADLLEEQERFLASGTPSTVNVVRRPDKRSGDTNGAQGDQRDVVTIQDLPDELPTLTPAPPKKSRLKVDRVRFEDEDPEERLDRHDTHISAVLSKIIERDTSTTPVSLPAFTGLAFPKVLHRPEMESMVPAAGEKRSIFARQIAAQRIKEGNTSLYFAPESRGQTSGPKVLNLSPESTMEMDQPPSRLDRFSAMAGPKLVSGQGLGGSDSTVEMLKIHQENQAKLQAMSNGEILEEQKRLLGQLDPRCVDFVRSRKAQGALASAPQPSTSRDERIGELRLQETVMIGAKKPEQKPLEVEMEREEDEDEPTPQPPMKEEDLPVKPQKEWVHMDKLEPEKLEWIRDLPAPRRKGTKQAMLARFDFAGTLIPPTEDLPTHLGLHHHGEEPELAGYSLQELFLLSRSQVIQQRRLALNTLAHVLTKARAGEFAAALRGSVVSTLLDAGLLFLLRFSLDDNVEGVVSAAVHALRALLVSSDDEDCLDSTLSWFRGLASFPLLPTAQEEEDEEDEGLPEVMRETAQEKEEKKTDHDVARNDVIKGLLRMKLLPRLRYILEVIRPSPRVVQDVLGVLIRIARHSSSAATQVLDCPRLMGTVMSEFLPCSWTVPASPTPQSAYGLPVANAMKLLRVLATTGRHACARLLNSLGARERLSRLLAPEPSELLLEPEEALRVSTEAYRLWAVAASYGQACNLYTDLYPILVRVLQSAHRPRRPSEPLLPLELHRLQALLTLLTQVTHTAGCHQELQAGLVSSQGDECPPPPPVTWGHVTGLQPTVLGLLKGCVRTLGEPVQRESTLRLVPAYLVYMGAFYSQLSIQSSFNPVECLQELEMLTSEVLLPLLSHEAVHSLINNLKCSSAVCNPQSCCPAPETIPSLPGLHCAGWTSAGGLPGPNSPFPLITSLCYLLDTLTSIHRGLVRKFSSLLLFEAVLGYLRGCGQAKPTLSHWVLRHEHHLLYLLLRLACRLVPTDPEVAKHAALFHHVSLVMLPWLLPGSEYLAHELMATMVFNQDFIPEGQIGGPEAAEMSELRVQERSSPPLQTLGPLLREACVQLPSVRGCYLFHLAHMEPSVLSSRDFHLGRTPWLNTQLLPELSGPFLPSDWPFLPLVSLYERAGAPDGGGLQVESLPAGAVQSVTHCLQWLLLLEVWREDALRVVLPVAKLARLACIFLCSSDLFMEMPVQRLTWALFRLLTRPSQLEALDLNSPPTGLASFNDLYSALVGQFEAVSFGDPLFGCVILLPLQRRFSVTMRLTLFGEHVGLLRSLGVTLEQLAIPMERFTSPPEDSLPLLRLYFRALVTGTLRLCWCPVLYVVALSHLNTFIFSQDAASQVQSTPQAQGVDQQVETARRSLLRKTHYLTDEVLRSHLLLFRLPQKDAELGFNTYDQLPPIRQRRLESVLGTQGTSDSKGE; encoded by the exons ATGATACGGCGTCCCAAGCCCACTGACTCGGAGGCTGACCTCCTAGAAGAGCAGGAGAGGTTTCTTGCCTCGGGGACCCCATCCACTGTCAATGTGGTCCGGCGGCCGGACAAGAGATCTGGAGACACCAATGGGGCTCAAGGAGACCAGAGAGATGTGGTCACAATCCAAG ATCTTCCAGATGAGCTCCCCACTCTGACTCCTGCACCTCCCAAAAAGTCTCGCCTCAAAGTCGATCGTGTTCGCTTCGAGGATGAGGAcccagaggagaggttggacagaCATGACACGCACATCAGTGCTGTTCTATCTAAGATCATT GAAAGGGACACTAGCACTACACCAGTGTCCTTACCAGCATTCACAGGCCTTGCTTTTCCTAAAGTATTACACCGGCCTGAGATGGAGAGCATG GTTCCAGCTGCTGGTGAAAAGAGGAGCATTTTTGCCCGACAGATTGCAGCACAGAGAATAAAAGAGGGAAATACCTCTTTATACTTTGCACCAGAATCCAGGGGTCAAACATCTGGACCCAAGGTGCTGAACCTCTCTCCAGAGTCCACCATGGAGATGGATCAACCTCCCTCTAGACTTGACA GATTCAGTGCAATGGCGGGCCCCAAGCTGGTATCCGGCCAGGGACTTGGTGggtcagacagtacagtagaaatGCTGAAGATCCATCAGGAGAACCAGGCCAAACTACAGGCCATGTCTAATGGTGAAATCCTGGAGGAGCAGAAAAGGCTGCTGGGTCAGCTAG ATCCCAGATGTGTTGACTTTGTGAGGTCTCGTAAGGCACAGGGAGCCCTAGCCTCTGCCCCACAGCCGTCCACCTCCCGGGATGAGAGAATTGGGGAATTGCGTCTACAAGAAACCGTCATGATAGGCGCcaagaagccagagcagaaacctctggaggtagagatggagagagaggaagatgaggatgaACCAACCCCCCAACCGCCAATGAAAG AGGAGGACCTGCCAGTCAAGCCTCAGAAGGAGTGGGTGCACATGGACAAGCTGGAGCCAGAGAAACTGGAATGGATCAGGGACCTGCCTGCCCCCAGACGGAAAGGAACCAAGCAG GCCATGCTGGCTCGCTTTGACTTTGCCGGAACCCTGATCCCGCCTACAGAGGACCTGCCCACCCACCTTGGTCTTCACCACCACGGAGAGGAGCCTGAG ctGGCTGGTTACTCCCTGCAGGAgctcttccttctctctcgtAGTCAGGTGATCCAGCAGCGGCGCCTGGCACTCAACACTCTGGCCCACGTCCTCACCAAG GCGCGGGCTGGCGAGTTTGCAGCCGCTCTCAGGGGCAGTGTGGTGTCCACTCTgctggatgctggccttctctTCCTGCTGCGCTTCTCACTGGACGATAATGTGGAGGGAGTGGTGTCCGCCGCCGTACACGCACTCCGAGCCCTCCTGGTGTCCTCAGACGACGAG GATTGTCTGGACAGCACTCTCTCATGGTTCCGTGGGCTGGCCTCTTTTCCTCTACTGCCCACTGctcaggaagaggaggatgaggaagacgAGGGGCTGCCTGAGGTCATGAGAGAGACTGCgcaagagaaggaagagaagaagacTGATCATGACGTGGCCAGGAATGATGTCATTAAG GGTTTACTGAGGATGAAGCTGCTTCCTAGGCTCCGCTACATCCTCGAGGTGATCCGCCCGTCACCCAGGGTGGTCCAGGACGTGCTGGGAGTCCTGATCCGAATCGCCAGACACTCCTCCTCTGCAGCCACTCAG GTCTTGGACTGCCCTCGTCTGATGGGGACTGTTATGTCAGAGTTCCTGCCCTGCTCCTGGACAGTGCCTGCCTCACCCACGCCCCAGTCTGCATATGGACTGCCCGTGGCCAATGCCATGAAGCTGCTACGCGTCCTGGCCACCACTGGCAGGCACGCCTGTGCCAGGCTG CTGAACTCTCTAGGTGCGCGGGAGCGTCTGTCTCGTCTGCTTGCCCCAGAGCCCAGCGAGCTGCTGCTGGAGCCAGAAGAGGCCTTGAGGGTCAGCACTGAGGCCTACCGGCTGTGGGCCGTTGCAGCCAGCTACGGACAGGCCTGTAACCTGTACAC GGACCTGTACCCCATCCTGGTGAGAGTATTGCAGTCTGCCCACCGGCCCCGGCGCCCCTCAGAGCCCCTGTTGCCTCTGGAGCTCCACAGGCTCCAGGCCCTCCTCACTCTGCTCACACAGGTCACACATACCGCCGGCTGCCATCAAGAGCTGCAGGCTGGCCTggtcag TTCCCAGGGGGACGAGTGTCCTCCCCCACCGCCGGTGACGTGGGGTCATGTGACAGGTCTGCAGCCCACAGTGCTGGGGCTGCTGAAGGGCTGTGTGAGAACCCTGGGGGAGCCAGTCCAGAGGGAGAGCACCCTGAGACTGGTGCCGGCCTACCTTGTCTACATGGGGGCCTTCTACTCCCAGCTCTCCATCCAG AGCTCGTTCAATCCAGTGGAGTGTCTGCAGGAGCTGGAGATGCTGACCTCAGAGGTTCTTCTCCCTCTGCTGTCCCACGAGGCTGTTCACAGCCTGATTAACAACCTCAA GTGTAGTTCGGCAGTATGTAACCCTCAGTCCTGCTGCCCCGCCCCTGAGACCATccccagtctgcctggtctgcACTGCGCCGGGTGGACGTCTGCTGGGGGTCTACCTGGACCCaactcccccttccccctcattACCTCCCTGTGCTATCTCCTGGACACCCTCACCAGCATCCACAGAGGCCTGGTCCGCAAA ttcagctccctccttctctttgagGCTGTGCTAGGATACCTGCGTGGCTGTGGCCAAGCCAAGCCTACCCTGTCTCATTGGGTCCTGCGTCATGAACACCACCTGCTCTACCTGCTGCTGAGGCTGGCctgtagactg GTTCCAACTGACCCAGAGGTGGCCAAGCATGCTGCCCTGTTTCACCACGTGTCTCTGGTAATGCTTCCCTGGCTATTACCTGGCAGTGAATACCTGGCCCATGAACTCATGGCCACCATGGTCTTCAACCAAGACTTCATACC AGAGGGTCAGATTGGAGGGCCTGAGGCTGCAGAGATGTCTGAGCTGCGGGTCCAGGAgcgctcctcccctcccctccagaccCTGGGTCCTCTGCTGAGGGAAGCCTGTGTCCAGCTGCCCTCTGTCCGGGGCTGCTACCTCTTCCACCTGGCCCACATGGagccctctgtcctctcctccagggACTTCCACTTGGGCAGAACGCCCTGGCTCAACACCCAGCTCCTCCCAGAACTTTCTGGACCCTTCCTCCCCTCCGATTGGCCCTTCCTGCCACTCGTCAGCCTGTACGAGCGGGCGGGTGCACCGGACGGAGGGGGCCTGCAGGTGGAGTCGCTCCCTGCGGGGGCAGTGCAGTCGGTCACACACTGCCTGCagtggctgctgctgctggaggtctggagggaggATGCCCTCAGGGTGGTACTGCCTGTAGCCAAGCTGGCCCGTCTGGCTTGTATCTTCCTGTGCTCCAGTGATCTTTTCATGGAGATGCCTGTCCAGAGGCTGACCTGGGCTCTCTTCAGGCTGCTCACCAGGCCCTCtcagctggaggctctggacctcAACTCCCCTCCTACAGGCCTGGCCTCCTTCAATGACCTCTATTCTGCCCTGGTGGGGCAGTTTGAGGCGGTGTCATTCGGGGACCCCCTGTTTGGCTGTGTCATCCTCCTGCCTCTGCAGAGGCGCTTCAGTGTCACCATGAGGCTGACTCTGTTTGGGGAGCACGTGGGCCTGCTGCGCTCCCTAGGGGTAACTCTGGAACAG TTGGCCATCCCTATGGAGAGGTTCACGTCACCCCCGGaggactctctccctctgctgcgcCTCTACTTCCGGGCGCTGGTGACAGGGACACTGAGGCTGTGCTGGTGTCCTGTGCTCTACGTGGTGGCTCTGTCCCACCTCAACACCTTCATCTTCTCTCAGGACGCAGCGTCACAGGTACAGAGCACGCCACAGGCCCAGGGTGTGGACCAGCAGGTGGAAACAGCTCGTCGTAGCCTCCTGAGGAAGACTCACTACCTCACTGATGAG GTGTTGAGGAGCCACCTGCTGCTGTTTAGGCTGCCCCAGAAAGACGCTGAGCTGGGCTTTAACACTTACGACCAGCTGCCTCCCATCCGGCAACGCAGGCTGGAGAGTGTTCTGGGGACCCAGGGGACGAGCGATAGCAAGGGggaatga